CAGGCTACGACAATAATAATGTTATTCCGAATGCAACACAGCATAATATTCCTGCATGGACAGTTTTTGCAATGTTTTTTATGGTTATTTCATTGGGAGGTAACATAGTTAAAGAAAAATTAAGCGGTAGTTTTATTCGTTTAAAAGTATTACCAACAAGTTATTTAGCCAGCTTAATCTCAAAACAAATAATTTATTTATTAGTTGTTTTAGTTTTAGTAATGCTTATTTTTTCAATTGGTGTGTGGGTTTTTCCTCTGATAAATCTTCCTCCGTTAAATATGCCGTCAAACATATTCGGAGTTTTTCTGGTTTCAACAATCTGCGGAATGACAGCCATAAGCTATGCTTTGTGCATTGGAGTATTTGCCGAAACTCAGGAACAATCGAGTGGATTCGGAGCAGTGTCTATTGTAATTCTTGCTGCCATTGGCGGTGTATTTGTCCCCTCTTTTGCAATGCCACATTCGTTTCAGTTTATAATAAAATGTTCTCCATTTTACTGGAGTTTACAGTCATACTATGCATTATTTTTAGAAAGCAAGAAAATAAATGATATAATAATAAATATTTTACCTTTGCTTTCAAGTATCGTAGTTTTTCAGATAATAGCTTTTATTGGTTTAAAAAGAAAAAATTTGATATAATGGAAAGAGAAGAATTAAAACTTCAGTTAAAGAATCATATCATTAAGTACTTAAACTTACTTGAAATGACTCCTGATGACATTAAAGACGATCAACCACTTTTTGGTGATGGATTAGGCTTAGATTCGATTGACTCTATTGAATTAATTGTTTTGCTCGAAAGAGAATATGGAATAAAAATTCAGGACCCTAAAGACGGCAGAAAAGTTTTAACTGACATTAATTCAATGTTAGATTATATTCAGGAACACCGTACAAAATAATTTTTATTAATGAGCCGGATTGTAATAACAGGATTTGGTGTTATTAGTGCACTTGGCGATTCGGTTGAAGCCAATCATAATGCTCTTGTAAAAGCAAAATGTGGCTTATCTTCACTTCAATTATTTAAAACTGTTTATTCCGACTTGCTAAAATTCGGAGAAATAAAGATTGAAAACGAACAATTAAAAAGTCGTTTAAACATTAACCTCAAAGGAGTTACACGAACCTCATTACTTGCATTACATGCATTAAATGAAGCTGTTTACAATAGCAAATTAGAAAAATCACAAATTGCATCTTACGACACAGCATTAATTGTTGCAAATACAGTTGGCGGAATGTGTCTTACTGATGAATTATTTCAGGATGCAAATTCTAAAGAGAATGCATCAGAATTTGTAGCTTCTTATGATTGCGGATCAACCACTTTATTTTTACAAAACATACTTGGAATCAAAGGTGTTTGCAATACAATTAATACCGCCTGCTCCTCCTCTGCCAACGCCATAATGTTTGCTGCACGATTAATTAACAACGGTTACGCAAAACGTGCAATAGTTGGCGGTGTTGACAGTCTTGCTAAATTCACTATTAACGGTTTTAATTCATTGGGAATTTTAGCTCCTCAAAGCTGTAAACCATTTGACAAAGATAGAAATGGGCTAAATCTTGGCGAAGGCTCAGGGTTTGTTGTTATGGAAAAAGAATCCGATGCTTTAAATAAAAA
This genomic interval from Bacteroidia bacterium contains the following:
- a CDS encoding beta-ketoacyl-[acyl-carrier-protein] synthase family protein, coding for MSRIVITGFGVISALGDSVEANHNALVKAKCGLSSLQLFKTVYSDLLKFGEIKIENEQLKSRLNINLKGVTRTSLLALHALNEAVYNSKLEKSQIASYDTALIVANTVGGMCLTDELFQDANSKENASEFVASYDCGSTTLFLQNILGIKGVCNTINTACSSSANAIMFAARLINNGYAKRAIVGGVDSLAKFTINGFNSLGILAPQSCKPFDKDRNGLNLGEGSGFVVMEKESDALNKNIYAVLSGYYNSNDAFHPSSLSDNGDGPFLAMKGALTTANLSPSQIGYVNTHGTGTENNDEVESKALLRIFETVPPFASTKSKIGHCLGAAAAIESVFSIMALYNQEIYPSLNFSTPIESTGLTPQLEYKKHSFDNIMTNSFGFGGNCSSLIFSKK
- a CDS encoding ABC transporter permease, yielding MFKFWASILKEFRLLIRDRVGISLMFIMPIALVVVITSIQNNTFELLNDKKITLILCNKDNGKTANEIIESLQKTHMFKIISISNTVNECNINTEMKKVDAMVSLIIPENYSTNLNNKIDNSTKKALTEFGLKTDSTINNTIIKGDSLEIIFNPVLQESYRYSIRSALQSLLLFTENKLMVRSLFFSINGKEIPAEFESEMMQKGLSIKEKISGYDNNNVIPNATQHNIPAWTVFAMFFMVISLGGNIVKEKLSGSFIRLKVLPTSYLASLISKQIIYLLVVLVLVMLIFSIGVWVFPLINLPPLNMPSNIFGVFLVSTICGMTAISYALCIGVFAETQEQSSGFGAVSIVILAAIGGVFVPSFAMPHSFQFIIKCSPFYWSLQSYYALFLESKKINDIIINILPLLSSIVVFQIIAFIGLKRKNLI
- a CDS encoding acyl carrier protein, whose translation is MEREELKLQLKNHIIKYLNLLEMTPDDIKDDQPLFGDGLGLDSIDSIELIVLLEREYGIKIQDPKDGRKVLTDINSMLDYIQEHRTK